In the Lepus europaeus isolate LE1 chromosome 10, mLepTim1.pri, whole genome shotgun sequence genome, ATCAGAACCCTCAGACACTCCCTTTCCTGAAGCCCAAGAGCTGACCAGATGTGCCACTGGGTGGAGCAAGACTCAGGCGCAGGTGGAAGAAAGTGGGagtgcagggccaggcagagctcCCCAGAGGCTCTGGGTAGGTCACCTAGTTGGTTTGCAAGTTCACAGCCATCTGCCTTCCTGATGGATGTGGCCTTCTAGCTACCGCCTTGGTGTAGTCATGGGAGCCACCTCTCTCAGGGATCCAGAACAGTCTAGAAGGTACTGCATGCCCTTTCCCCAAAGCAGCATTGCTTCCACTCCTGTCCTAATAATCCATGCTCTGAGGTGTGGACTATGGGGTAAGATACAGAATATCTCTGTTTTAACTCCATCACTTTCTGTGTGGTTTCTGTTAGGCTGAGGTTAAGTCCAGCACCAAAAGTCTGGGAGGAGGAGCGGTCAGGGAGTGAGGAGACACCCCTGGAACCCATCAGGGTAGGGGGGTCGGCCTCATCACCATGTGGCGCAGGGCCCCTGTCACCTCCTTGTTCCGGAGTGTGTAGATGACGGGGTTGAGCATGGGTGTGATGACCGTGTAGAAGAGACTGAGCACGCGGTCTGTGGTCACGGAGGACCCTGCCCCGGGCCGGATGTAGGTGATGCTGGCTGTCCCGAAGAAGAGGGAGACCACAAGcaggtgggaggagcaggtggagaaGACCTTGCGGCGGCCCCGGGGGGAGGCCATGGCCAGGATGGCTCTCAGGATGCGGGCGTAGGAGgtgacaatgagagagaaggGGACCATGATGAAGACCACGGTGGCTGTCATCACGGAGATCTCACTTCTGTGCTTGCCGGCACTCGCCAGCCTCAGTACTGGCAGGATGTCACAGAGGAAGTGTGGGATGACCGGGTGCccagggaaaggcagagtgaagatgAGGGAGGAGTGGGTGGTGGCCGTGATGATGCCCATGAGCCAGGAGATGCCCACCATGGCCACACAGGCCTGCTGGCTCATGAGGGTGGCATAGTGCAGGGGCCGGCAGATGGCGGCGTAGCGGTCGTAGGCCATGGCCGTGAGCAGGCAGCACTCTGTGATGCCCAGGACGATGAAGACATACATCTGGGCCACACAGCCCTGGAAGGAGATGGCTCGGGGCCGTGGGGAGGCCAGATCAGCCAGAGTCCTGGGCACAATGTCTGTGGTATAGAGGAGCTCCACCAGTGAGAGGTGGTgtaggaagaagtacatgggcgcCCGCAGGGCAGGACTGGCCCGGGTCAGCAGGATGATCAGGGAGTTGCCCAGCAAGGTGACCAGGTAGACCAGAAGCACCACCCAGAACGGGGGGCCCTGCAGCAAACTGAGGTCGGAGAACCCCAGGAGGAGGAATTCAGGCAGGGCGGTTTGGTTGTCCAGAGCCATCACTCCAAGCTAGATCCGGTGGCACAGCCAAGACAGAAAAATCACTTAGGAATAGCCAACATTTCTGTAGTCAAGCAAAACACTTTTCGTGCAGCCTATACTAAAATCAAGGGAGagagtatattttttatttttaaggatttatttatttgaaaggcagaattacagagagggagggagggagggagggagagagagagagagagagagagtcagtcttctatttgctggttcactccccagatggccacaatggctggagctgtgccgatccaaaaccaggagccaggagcttcttccgggtctcccacatgggtacaggggcccaaggacttgggttattttccactgctttcccaggccatagcagagagctggattggaaatggagcagccgggactcaaaacaacacccatatgggatgcaggcactgcaggcggtggctttacctgctatgccacagcgccagccccgaatcTTCTTCTTACAGATGAACCTGAAGCTCGGGGAAATGAAGTAATCTGTTTAAAGTAATACTGAGGGAGTGGCAGGACTGAATCCCTGGACTTGAGGGACTTGGCTGTTGACTCCAAATTCTATGGGTTCCCCACTATTTCCAATGCTCTGGCCCTGTCTCTGGAGCCTCCCTCCCATGCAGAGACACCAGGTCTGCACTTTGGGTTGTTCTCCAGAGTGGGGGGTTGAGCAGCTGCTGGGACGTGGACCCCTCTGTACCCTCTAGATGGAGACTGGACAGCACCAGGGACCATCTTGAGCTGCTGTGTAACGGTGAGTACAGTGAGTGGTGGGGTTGGAATGCCACAGAGTGACAGGGCTACTTGTGATAATACTGCCTTCGTGCGTCATGCTTTGGGATCCTGGCACCTGCACCAACTGCTTTCTTTTCCCTAACCTGGGCACCTGTGATTGGGTACCCCAGCTGGCTTGCCTCTGTCCACCCTGTTCCCTTGGCTTCCGTGCGTGGCCATGGGATGCCCCTGCAGAGGATGTTTCTACTCATTCTGTTACAGCCTCATTCAGGGGTAGGCGTTGAatgcagtggctaagatgccacttgggatgcctgcagctcacatcagaatgcctggtttgagtcctggctactctgcttcctgctaatgcacacccagggaggcagcaggtccaagcaagtacttggacccctgccatccgtgtagcatccctgaatggagttctgggcttcctgcttcagcctggcccagccctgattgttggggacatttggggagtgaaccagcagatagtctgcctttgaaatgaagtgaaaataaataaaaaattaaaaacaaactgtgTAGTATTTTGCAAGCCTCAGCTTGAATTCCTTCTATGACATCTCCCTGTGCTGCCCTTGCTCAGAGAAACTTGTGGTGAGTCAGGATTCAAAGTGACATTTAGGGTGGGACAATGACCAACATGTGGATATGACAAGGCATGGGTCTAATGGCCGACATTttagaagggtgctgggcagtctGTTTGAGTAGCTGCAGTGACGGGGAACTCACCACCTGTTGAGGTAGcccctcccagctttggcctcctCTGTTCATAGGAAAAGCCTTGATGATCTTGTTCTTGGTAAGTGCCCGTGTTTCTCAGAATTTCTAGCCTCTCACGCACAGCATGAGAAGGCGTCTTTGTCTGTGCTCCCCCAAGACACAGCTGGAGCccagtgggggctggggaagttAGGAGGGCAGTCTGTTGAGTCACGGAGGTTTGGGAGCGTGGCCAGACAGCTCACCTCGGCCTTCCAGAAGCGGTTTATTACTGTTTTTGCTtagagtgtgtgtgcctgtgcgtgagtgtgcgtgtgtatgtgtgttatgtgTTGTGTGTGGGCGCCGGGCAGATGGTAGCCATAAAGGAGGATGCTGGTAGCTGCACCTGTGTGTTCTGGGATGGGGGCCACACAGACGTGAACCTGAGAGGCCCTGACCACGGTGACGTCCACCTGTTCACAccccacacacggacacacagatgcacacgccACCCACCACCTCACTCTAACACTTCTCCCCACACACCCCGTCCTGTGAGACACATTGTAAACATGCATGTGGTCCCATCCCCACAGCCCTCACAGCAAAGCTACTCGCACACCAGCCTGGCTCTTCCCTGAGGCAGAAGCTGTCGCCtgttccctgtcccctccccagcccttctcCCTGTCCAGCTGGGCTGGCCGCGTCGGGATCTCGCCTCTGCAAAGGCAGCAGTGGACATCCCTGGACTCTTCCCTGCCACGCCCAGGGCCAAGAACCAGCTGCCGACActcacagaggctccaggacccTGCGTGGACCCGATCTGCCCCTGCTGCTCAGTGCTCCTTGTCCTTGGCAGCTGCCCTTGGCTCAAGGCTGCCCAGCACTGGGTGGGGCACTTACTTGGAGGAGAGATGGTGGCGGTCAcccagctggggcaggggctgtggggcacAGGCAAGGCTCTGCTGCTCCCCTGTCTCCCGGAAGTCCCACTCTCTGTGGCACCCACAGTTATTCTGCAGCCGGGGTGGAGCCTCCGCCCCTGCCAGGCACCAGGGAGGCCTGACTCTTGGGGTTTCCTGTTTAACCCTGAACTCAGGTAGTGCTATGGGCCAGATAATCTTGCCGGTTCCCCAGAGTCTGCTGTATCCACTTCTTTTCCCTAAGCTCATTTCTCACGGTCCACTAATGCCTCCTCATTTCCTGCACTGCGCTGCCTTTCCTGAGTCACTGTCGCCATCCCACTCACGGGGGGGTCTCCTGGTCGCAGGTGCTTGGATAGGTCTTGCACATTGctcatttaattccattctcaCTCTGTCAGAGTGTGCCTGTCTGTCTCCTGGCACCTGGGAAGATAAGACGGCATTTCTCAAACTCCCTAACATAAGCTGGTTTCCGCCAACCTGATGGCCCCTGGGGTAGGaactggggagagaggaagggagcagaggctgtgtttctcctgcttcctgtctctcctgACAAGTTCAGTCTGCTTTTCCACACCAGTGGCTGCAGCAGTCTCAGCACTTCTGAagcatccatttttaaaaaaatacttgaatttaagatttttgttgtcagataatattatgtatttatgGGGTAAAATATGATATCTTAATATATGTTTTCATTGTGGGATGattatataaagctaattaacaAACCCATTACCTCACATACTTAccattttttttcagtgaaagCTGTTTTTTTTAGTAGTTCTGTGTCTAATAGTAGGGAGTAGGAAGCAATTAGGCAAATACAGTTGATGCATACAATGGAATTCTGCACAGCATTGGTGGTGATAATGAATTGTGACCCATCCATTTTACAAAGCACGGATAGAGGTGCAAGAGAGGTGGTTTTGGAGTCACTGTTAGGGAAATGACTTCCTAGTGCCCCCCcacctaagatttatttatttatttgaaagagttacacagagagagaaggagaggcagagagagagagagagagagagagagaaagagagagagagagagaggtcttccatctgctggtttactccctaatcggctacaacagctggagttgggccaatccaaagtcaggagccaggagtctccttctgggtcttcttccgggtctcccacgcaggtgcaggggcccaaggacttgggccatcttatactgccctcccaggctgtagcagagagctggattggaagtggagcagccgggactcgaactggtacccatgtgggatgctggcactgcaggcggcagccttacccactatgccacagcgccggccccctagtgCCCCACTCTTGATCTTGGCCGTGATACCAGATTCCTTGGCAGGCCTGATTCACAGTGTTGCTCAAAAACTCATTCTAAGACACTTAGCTGAATATTTGCTATCCCAGTCATCTCATTAATTTTGTCTCGTAAGTTCCTAATTATTTGAAACATATTTCTGCTTAAATGAACTAGGGTGGCATCTGTTATTTGCAGTTGGATCCTGGCTGCCACGCTGATGTGGTATTTAGTACCAGAAATGACTGAAAGGGTGAGAATCCAGAGTTGATCATTTTTTCTTGTTGTGTTGAAAGATGTTGATGATCCAGGTGCCACAAGAGGATGGAAAATGGGTGGGCTTTGGCTTTCGGTCATGAAAGAGTTGCATGAATGATTATTATTGTCTGAAGTGCCACTGAACTTGAGAATAGTATTATGGGAACAGGGGTTCAGTTAGAGTGGGGTTGGCTGCTGCTCCTTAACTGCTCTGAACAGATTAAAGAAATGGACAGGGTTAGGATTTTTAgagtttcagataaatacatagaaCCGTCAGCTTTGCTGAGAGCTCGGGGTAAAAGGGGACTTTGGGCGGATCCTGCCTGCCACGCAGATAGCTCTGCTGCTATGGGGATCTGAAGGTGTTGGAGGGCTGTGGCCCGACTGGTGCTGCCGGGGCCAGGGGGAGCGGTCGTGGAAGTCCCGGTGGAGTCAGGAAATCCACGTCCTCCTCCGCTAACAACCGCTGCAACTTCGAGAAATGGTTCCTTGTTTGTTATTCGGTCTCTAGCAGGGGCTAAACATCTGACCGTGGGATTCCATGTGACAGTGGAACCTGCATGGCCctttgtgccccagctgctctctgACTGCTAAAGCTGTGTTGCCGAGCCCACACGAAttccattatatatgtatataattattatatatatatatacatatatataattcagccctgaaaaagaatgaaactgtggTTTACAGGAATGTAGATGGAACTGGAGAGGACATCATGTTTAGTGAAATACATCAGGCACAGACAGAGAAATATTTGCATGTCCTCCCTCATTTGTGGAAGCCAAAGTCCGTTGAGCTCgtaaagacagaaaacagaataatGATTGCCAGAAACTAGGAAAGGTAGGGAGAAGGGAGGATAGAGAGAGGTCCAATAACAGGTGAAAAATACAATTAggataggctggcgctgtggtgtagcgggtaaagctgccggctgcagtgccgacatcccatatgggtaccagttccccaaatggccacaacagctggagctgaactgatccaaagccaggaactaggggcCTTCTCCGGGTTTCTCatgtggtgtaggggcccaaggacttgggccatcctctgttgctttcccaggcgcattagcagggagctggatcagaagtggagcagctgggactcaaaccggcacccatatgggatgctggagctgcaggtcggggctttaacctgatgcatggcagtgctggcccctgaaaatttttttttgaagatttattttatttatttgaaaggcagagttacagaaaaagagggagggagggagggagagggcgaaggcgagggcgagagagagagagagaaatctttcacccagtggtttactccccaaattgctgcaatagctgtggctggaccaggccacaaCCAGGAATGTGGAACTCCAttttgggtcacccatgtgggtggcaggggtctgagcACCTGCACTgtcttctgcagccttcccaggaacattagtgaGGAACTGgataacccactgtgtcacaacgtGGCCCTGAGCtgtttgaattattattttttaaaaagattttatttatttatttgagaggtagagttacagagagagagagagagatagagagagagagagagagacagagacagagacagagagaaaggtcttccatctgctggtttactccccaaatggctgtaacggctggagatgacctgaagccaggagccaggaggcaggagtttcttcttctaggtcttccacttgggtacagaggccaaaggacttggaccatcttcttctgctttcccaggccatagcagagagctggattggaagtggagcagctgggactcgaactggtgcccatatgggatgctggcactgcaggcagaggattaacctactgcgccacaatgctggctcctgtttGAATTTTTACACTGACATTTTTTGTTTAAGTTCAATAATCTGCTTGTGAAAATAAGTTTAAATGGGAAAAAGTATTATATGATACATATCCCCTCTAAACCTCTAACAAATTTGCCTAAAACATGACAAACACAGTAAGATGTTATCTATAAACAACATGTTATCATATTAGGATGTAAAATGCTTACAGCATCACTGGGATCATCAACCAATTTGGTTGTGAACAAGAAAGTGCTCTGTGTGTAGCAACACAGCCTCTCTTCTGCACAGCAGCACCCAACGGCCACATTCCTTCTCGCGCCGCCTACTTCAAactgtctctctgtgtatttaGGAAGTCACCCAAGACTTTTACCACACAGTGTGCTGTTAATATTTGGAGCTTTCGGAATGTAAATGCAAAGTTTTCTTATACAAACACCAGCTGAGCACGGCACACACGTAGGAACGTTTCTAACGTGTCATTTCGGACGCACTCACATTGCTTTTTatcagagacaaacagaaatttcttGTCCCTTTTCACCTTAGAAACTGTTGAAAAATTTctcaggagaaggagggagggagggagggagggagggagagcgagagaaagaggaGCTGTAATTTTTAAACTGCTtgttgcaaataaattttaagttgttCAAAGGATGGGTTCTCAGGAAATTTCtaagtttacatttttattttctttagagattattattattaatatttaatggcttatgggagagagagagagagagagagagagagaggcaagcaCTCCACGAATGCCTGTAGCAGCCCCTGACAGGCGCCAGCAGCTCAGTCTGAGTcgcccatgtgggtagaaggaactcagctatgtgagccatcacctgctgcctcccaggctctgccttaGCAGAAAACGTAATCGCAGCTCGAGGTGCTTATTGAATCCAGGTAGTCTGATATGGAGACTagtgtcttttaaaatttatttgaaaggtggtgggggcagatagagagagagagagagagagagagagagagagagagagaaagaaaaagaaagaaagaaagatcttccatccattggttcattttctaaatggccataaccactggggttgggccaaaAGCCAGACCTtctgggttgcccatgtgggtggcaggggcacaagtacttgggccatcttctgctttcccaggcattttagcaggcagctggattgaaagtggagcagctgggatgtgaactggtgttcatatgggatgctggtgtggcaggtgatggcttaatccatcatgccacaatgctggccatttACCTGgtttcttaactgctgggccaaacctCTGCCTCtaagtttacattttttaaagtactttattGATGCATGAGTTTCATTTATAAAAGTtcaaaaatctttttagaaacttCTATTTAGTAGATGAACACATGGATGTGGTCTGAGCAGCCAGAAGAATGATACTGGGTCAAATCTGacgaacagaaatatccagaGTTTAGTGTTTCTAAGACTAAATTTCTAGAATATATTGAACAGAAGGGCTAAGGCCTCAAAGTACATTGGTTTTAGAGACTTGAAACATTCCTCTAAGAACATTCAATGGCTATTGATTATTGGCCCATGGTAACTTAAATGTCTTTGACTTTGACCGGTGATTGCTTTAACCTGCCAGAGCCACTGTATACAGAgagtatttttctgtttattgagAAAGGATATCGAACCTGGAATCAAAGGTTAGTGATTTCAACACAACTCACTTTATGTTtacatgttaaaattttttttaaaaaaagaattatttatttgaaaggcagagttacaaagaggcagagagtgagagcgagagcaagagcgagagaaaggtcttccatacactggttcactccccaaatggccacaatggctgcagctgggcccatctgaagccaggaaccaagagcttcttccaggactgtgatgcaggtgcaggggcccaaggacttgggccatcttctattgttttcccaggccatagcaaagagctgggtgggaagtggggcggctgggactcaaaccagcatccgtatgggatgccagcaccacaggcatccagttcgagttctggctactccacttcctacccagggGTACAAGGGGTACCAAGGGGTACaacttgatatatttttaaaaggatttatttagtttttttgaaagacaaaagtacagagctagagagagaggaagaaagagagagagggagattgatttttcttctgctggttcacttctgaaatgtttTCATTGGCTGGggtggaccaggtggaagccatgagcctggaacttcatctgggtctcccacatgggtgtggggcccaagcacttgggccattagctgttcctttcccaggtgcactagcagggagctggactgaaagtggagcagccaggactcaaactggtgcccatacgaaATAAGGCAGTGTCTtaatctgccatgccacaatgctagccccacaaCTAGGTATttttatctatgtgtgtgtgtgtgtgtgtgtgtatatatatatatatatagtcactgGAAAGTCACTTTATTGCAATGCCACCAGCAGCACAATCTGTTCCCAATATtaccctccttcttcctttaagatcctatctttctttttttttaaaaaaaatttattttatttatttgaaagagttacagagagaggtagagacagagagagagaggtctcccatctcccatccccagatggctgcaacagctggagctgcgccaaactaaagccaggagccaggagcctcccctaggcctcccacgcgggtgcaggggcccaagaatctgggccatcttccactactatcccaggccatagcagagagctggatcggaagaggagcagccaggactagaaccagcacccatatgggatgctggtgcttctggccagggctttaacctgctgctccacagcgccagccccaagatcctGTTTTTCTTAAGTGGTCCCATGAACGCCTTCTTCTCCTCCAGTCGGGAAGCAGCCATGGCCAAACTTGGAGGTGGTGTCGTTGGGCTTAAGGTCAATATTCTCCTGGGCCCGCCACCTGGTCTGCACCGGCAGGGACTGGCGGAGGGTGAGCACTCGCTTCTTGGTCCCACCACACAGCCTTTCAGCACGACAAAGTCACTGGTCACTTCACCATACTGCATGAAGCCACCTGGAGGGTCGATGCCCCTGATGGACAGGTCGTGGTGGGTGGAGGGTGTTCTTGATCGGCTTGCTGTCCCCATCAGGGTAGCCCTGCCCGGTTTTGTAGatcttgttgatttttgtgcagtgATGGTAGCCTTCCTGCCTAGCCCACACCATGGAGAAGGCCCCCAGTGCAGGGTGCCACTCCCCAGTACAGGTGACTCTGCACAGCCCTAGCTGGGTCTGGCGGTGCAGCTTCATGGTGAACTCTTCGTAGCCTTTGCCCTTGGTCACGCCAATGACATCAGTCGTCTCGTCCTGACCACTTGGCTCTCTGGAATCTGCTGCTCCAGCCATTCGCTGGCCTAGCCATGGTGCTGCCATTCACCTGGATCTCCGTCAGGTGGGCTGTCCCCTGCTGTGGAGGAAGCAGGTGCATCTGCAGGTGGGCCGTGATGGGGATGACCAGGTAGTCCTCCTTCACAGCCAAAGCCGTCTGAAGGCCCTTCTTCTTCCACTTCTGCCCGTTCTTGTAAAAGCACCTTTTGCACTCAGGCTGATATGGTCAGCAAAGAGGGTCTCGAAGGTGCGAAGACCTCGAGGGATTTCCACGCAGCCCACGATGCCTACGACCACTGTGAGCAGTGTCTCCACGGTGGTCACAGCCTCTCCAAGTTCCTTGTTGCTCCCCTTGGAGCCCAGCCTGGCATCTTCCTGCATGCTGTGAGTCAGGCCGTCCtcgtggcccaggaaggcggtgaGGTGCCGGGGCTTGCACGAGTcatccctggggaaactcttcaccTTCCCCCCACCGCCTGCTGCCTGCCGCTGCGTTTTCCTGGCAGGAAGCCCAGGGACCCGTGTCTGGGGGAACTTCCGGTGCGACATCTCGCTGCCGAATCTGCCGGTGGAGTCTGTGTGTGCATTTTGTAAGGATCACCACAATCTAGCTAGTTAACATATTTCTACGCAGTTATTATCGCAGAGGTacgatttaatttttaaaaattggcagaTAATACTTGTACATACTTATGGAGTACCCAGTggtattttgatacatgtatgcaAAATACAACGGCCAAATCAGGGCAATTAGCATTTCTATCATCACTCCAGACATTTATTGTTTCCTGTACTGGGAAAGCTCAAGAGCCTCTCTTCTGGCTATTTTGAAGTATGCAATAAGTTATGATAAACTgtatgaaaatacttcaaaaagttcatgaaaaatgcatttcaGGGTGTGCATAGCATACACGGGGGCCCTGCTCTGTGGTCCCAGTGACATGGGACCACGACTCTCAAGGCAGCACATTCTGTCCCTACCTGCAAAGTAGTGAGCCCCTCTCTGTACTCACTGAAAAGCACTTGCCTTTTGATTCCGCTTTTCCTTGAGATTTCAGAGAGGAACAGTGGTGGTGGGTACCAGAAGCCCTGGAGCAGGACACGCCCAGGCAGCAGTCCCAGTGGTCACGCAGGCCACATGGGGCAGGGGCACCGTGTCGGAGCCTTCCTTGCGGGAAACGCAGCTGT is a window encoding:
- the LOC133767678 gene encoding olfactory receptor 10P1, with the protein product MALDNQTALPEFLLLGFSDLSLLQGPPFWVVLLVYLVTLLGNSLIILLTRASPALRAPMYFFLHHLSLVELLYTTDIVPRTLADLASPRPRAISFQGCVAQMYVFIVLGITECCLLTAMAYDRYAAICRPLHYATLMSQQACVAMVGISWLMGIITATTHSSLIFTLPFPGHPVIPHFLCDILPVLRLASAGKHRSEISVMTATVVFIMVPFSLIVTSYARILRAILAMASPRGRRKVFSTCSSHLLVVSLFFGTASITYIRPGAGSSVTTDRVLSLFYTVITPMLNPVIYTLRNKEVTGALRHMVMRPTPLP